One Streptomyces sp. NBC_00554 DNA segment encodes these proteins:
- a CDS encoding MarR family winged helix-turn-helix transcriptional regulator, protein MGESQQTAGRVEWPAAAECPSGAAAGCPSAEEAELLQRWNSLATGFRELTDQLLGDAQREVGLPPSLLEVLCFLATTPEQAAPMRLLAQTLGFSTAGTTGVVDRLAEAGLVERRPSSSDRRVTYAALTPQGRETATAAARVFADSVRRRVVEPLGEEGFASFAGAFATLGLVGGDSCPGGAAAGNS, encoded by the coding sequence ATGGGGGAGTCCCAGCAGACAGCGGGGCGGGTCGAGTGGCCTGCAGCGGCCGAGTGCCCCAGCGGGGCCGCGGCCGGGTGCCCCAGCGCCGAGGAGGCCGAGCTGCTCCAGCGCTGGAACTCTCTGGCGACCGGATTCCGGGAGCTCACGGACCAGCTCCTCGGCGACGCGCAGCGCGAGGTCGGACTGCCGCCGTCCTTGCTCGAAGTGCTCTGCTTCCTGGCCACCACTCCGGAGCAGGCGGCCCCGATGCGGCTGCTCGCCCAGACGCTGGGTTTTTCCACCGCGGGCACGACCGGAGTGGTCGACCGGCTGGCCGAGGCCGGGCTCGTCGAACGCCGGCCGTCGAGCTCGGACCGCAGGGTGACGTACGCCGCGCTGACGCCGCAGGGTCGCGAGACCGCCACGGCCGCGGCCAGGGTGTTCGCGGACTCGGTGCGCCGCCGCGTCGTGGAACCGCTGGGGGAGGAGGGCTTCGCGTCGTTCGCGGGCGCCTTCGCCACGCTGGGACTTGTGGGCGGCGATTCGTGCCCCGGGGGTGCGGCGGCGGGGAACTCCTGA
- a CDS encoding YceI family protein, whose protein sequence is MSNTTSNSRSSGSLTDVGPGRWTLDAAGTSVRIQHRTIWGLVNVKGVFTKVSGEGEVLAGGGAHGNITIDAASLDTKNAKRDKHLRSADLFDVDKHPSIVFTATGVTPAGNGTAQVTGELTVLGVSHALSFTAEASEVSADAVTLTAEVQVDRKEFGMTWNQANMLKPLTFVTIAARFTRQSG, encoded by the coding sequence ATGTCCAACACCACCTCGAACTCCCGCTCCTCCGGTTCGCTCACGGACGTCGGCCCGGGCCGCTGGACACTCGATGCGGCCGGTACGTCGGTCCGTATCCAGCACAGGACGATCTGGGGCCTCGTCAACGTCAAGGGCGTGTTCACCAAGGTGAGCGGCGAGGGCGAGGTACTCGCCGGGGGCGGTGCGCACGGCAACATCACGATCGACGCCGCTTCCCTGGACACCAAGAACGCCAAGCGCGACAAGCACCTGCGCTCCGCGGACCTCTTCGACGTCGACAAGCACCCCTCGATCGTCTTCACCGCCACCGGTGTCACCCCGGCCGGCAACGGCACCGCCCAGGTCACCGGCGAGCTGACCGTGCTCGGCGTGAGCCACGCGCTCTCCTTCACCGCGGAGGCCTCCGAGGTCTCGGCGGACGCGGTCACCCTCACCGCCGAAGTCCAGGTGGACCGCAAGGAGTTCGGCATGACCTGGAACCAGGCCAACATGCTCAAGCCCCTGACGTTCGTCACGATCGCCGCGCGCTTCACCCGCCAGTCCGGCTGA